From Nicotiana tabacum cultivar K326 chromosome 22, ASM71507v2, whole genome shotgun sequence, one genomic window encodes:
- the LOC142176088 gene encoding uncharacterized protein LOC142176088, which yields MLNLNLEPDPAERKQISEYPPNLRDQVRRHYIQQGPCQPCNYRFPKRDFGGFMRQFNLEWFNTSYSGWLEYSVKVDAAFCLCCYLFKNEHGGHGKVGDSFTKSDFRAWNKAIERFNAHIGEVNSLHNRCFKMVIDLINQEQSILTSFDKQSEKIKSDYRVRLNASIDVARFLLKQGMSFRGHDEGETSTKRGNFVELLQWYADRDDEVKKVVLQSAPQNNMMIAPNIQKEIVNACAKEIMKAIIEDLNGDYFGILVDESKDVSHKEQMALVLRYVNKEGKLIERFLSIVHVKKTTASSLQKAIYDFLLEHPLSPSQIWGQGYDGASNMQGEINGLKTLILKDNPSAYCIHCFAHQLQLTLVAVAKQYCDVDQFFDIVANVLNIVGSSFKRRDMLREDQAKKLEELQVLGEVHTGSGLNQELGLQRSGDTRWGSHFKTVRNFITLFSSIINVLEFLASEGANYLERSVAKSLVNDIRSFEFVHMMHLMLKLLAITNDLNMALQRKDQDIVNATKLVGFAKRQLQGMRESKWKSLINDASSFCAKHDIVIPEMDKNYHLGKSKRRSSSVTYSHHLCVEVFNTVIDLQLSELNSRFDAVNSNLLLGMASLSPDNFFANYDKERIMKLATLCPHEFSGSKLEDLSYELDNYILFVKEDNDFSNLKGLGDLSETLVEADLYKTWRLIFLLVKLSLILYVATATVERAFSSMKYIKNDLRSRIGDEFLNDCLVCYIEDEVLETIPNDAIIDRFQSMTTRRVQL from the coding sequence ATGTTGAATTTGAATCTTGAACCCGATCCTGCAGAAAGAAAGCAAATTTCAGAGTATCCTCCGAATTTACGTGATCAAGTGAGGAGACATTATATTCAACAAGGGCCTTGTCAACCTTGTAATTATAGATTTCCAAAAAGAGATTTTGGTGGATTTATGCGTCAATTTAATCTTGAATGGTTTAACACTTCATACTCTGGATGGTTAGAATATAGTGTTAAAGTTGATGCAGCATTTTGCTTATGTTGTTACTTGTTTAAAAATGAGCATGGAGGACATGGAAAAGTTGGGGATTCTTTCACAAAGAGTGATTTTAGAGCTTGGAATAAAGCTATAGAAAGATTTAACGCACATATTGGAGAGGTAAATAGTCTTCACAATCGGTGTTTTAAGATGGTGATAGACTTAATTAATCAAGAACAATCAATTTTAACCTCTTTTGACAAGCAGTCTGAAAAAATTAAAAGTGATTATCGAGTTCGGTTGAATGCTTCGATTGATGTGGCAAGATTTCTTTTAAAACAAGGAATGTCTTTCCGGGGCCACGATGAAGGTGAAACTTCTACTAAAAGAGGAAACTTTGTAGAACTCTTACAATGGTATGCAGATAGGGATGATGAAGTGAAAAAAGTTGTGCTACAAAGTGCTCCACAAAATAACATGATGATTGCTCCAAATATCCAAAAAGAGATCGTGAATGCTTGTGCGAAAGAAATAATGAAAGCAATAATTGAAGATTTGAATGGAGAttattttggaattttggttgaTGAATCTAAGGACGTCTCTCATAAGGAACAAATGGCTCTTGTTCTCCGGTATGTCAACAAAGAGGGCAAACTTATTGAGCGATTCCTTAGTATTGTTCATGTTAAAAAAACAACTGCATCGTCATTACAAAAAGCAATCTATGATTTTCTTTTAGAGCACCCATTGAGTCCATCTCAAATATGGGGACAAGGTTATGATGGAGCTAGTAACATGCAAGGAGAAATCAATGGTCTTAAAACTTTAATTCTGAAAGATAATCCTTCAGCATATTGTATACATTGCTTTGCCCATCAGTTGCAATTGACTCTTGTAGCCGTTGCAAAACAATATTGTGATGTAGATCAATTTTTTGATATTGTTGCTAATGTCTTGAATATTGTTGGAAGTTCTTTTAAGCGTAGGGATATGCTTCGAGAGGATCAAGCAAAAAAATTAGAGGAGCTACAAGTGCTTGGTGAAGTTCATACAGGAAGTGGACTAAATCAAGAACTTGGACTCCAAAGGTCAGGTGATACTCGATGGGGTTCTCATTTTAAGACAGTGCGTAACTTTATTACATTATTCTCGTCTATCATTAATGTACTTGAGTTTCTTGCAAGTGAGGGTGCAAATTATCTAGAGAGATCAGTGGCAAAAAGTTTAGTGAATGACATAAGATCTTTTGAGTTTGTGCATATGATGCACTTGATGTTAAAATTATTGGCAATTACAAATGATTTGAATATGGCTTTGCAAAGAAAAGACCAGGATATTGTAAATGCTACGAAGCTTGTTGGTTTCGCCAAGAGGCAATTGCAAGGGATGAGAGAATCTAAATGGAAATCTTTGATAAATGATGCCTCTTCAttttgtgccaagcatgatattgTGATCCCTGAAATGGATAAGAACTATCATCTTGGAAAGTCAAAGCGTAGGAGTTCAAGTGTTACATATTCTCATCATTTGTGTGTCGAAGTTTTTAATACTGTTATTGATTTGCAACTTTCAGAGCTTAACAGTCGTTTTGATGCGGTGAATAGTAATCTACTTCTTGGTATGGCTAGTTTGAGTCCGGATAATTTTTTTGCAAATTATGATAAAGAAAGAATTATGAAACTTGCTACACTTTGTCCTCACGAGTTTAGTGGTTCAAAGCTTGAAGATCTCAGTTACGAGCTTGACAACTATATTCTCTTTGTGAAAGAAGACAACGATTTTTCTAACTTGAAAGGACTTGGAGATCTTTCAGAAACACTAGTTGAAGCAGATTTGTACAAGACTTGGAGACTTATTTTTTTGCTTGTGAAGTTAAGTCTGATATTGTATGTCGCTACTGCAACGGTAGAAAGAGCTTTTTCTTCAATGAAGTACATCAAAAATGACTTGCGTAGCAGAATTGGTGATGAATTTTTGAATGACTGTTTAGTTTGTTATATAGAAGATGAAGTATTAGAAACTATACCAAATGATGCGATTATTGATCGTTTTCAAAGCATGACAACCCGTAGGGTACAATTGTAA